From Arthrobacter sp. FW306-2-2C-D06B, a single genomic window includes:
- a CDS encoding type II toxin-antitoxin system RelE family toxin produces the protein MNYNITVLPAALRQLRKLPPEGRRRVQAAIELLAETPRPPGAKKLAGRLEWRVRTRDYRVLYRIDDGRLVIVVVQAGHRREIYRE, from the coding sequence GTGAACTACAACATCACGGTCCTGCCGGCTGCATTGCGGCAGCTGCGCAAGCTTCCTCCCGAGGGCCGCCGCCGGGTCCAGGCGGCCATCGAGTTGCTGGCTGAGACACCGCGTCCGCCTGGCGCCAAGAAGCTGGCAGGGCGGCTTGAGTGGCGAGTTCGAACGAGAGATTATCGAGTGCTCTACCGGATCGACGACGGCCGACTCGTGATAGTCGTCGTTCAGGCCGGTCATCGCCGGGAAATCTACCGGGAGTAA
- a CDS encoding type II toxin-antitoxin system Phd/YefM family antitoxin — protein MTDIAITEARNHLATIVDTAHREREPVFLTRRGIRVAAVIDSAELERLREAAEELEDIRAVDLAWEEMEQTGQTPIPWEDVKRDLGLT, from the coding sequence ATGACCGACATAGCCATCACCGAGGCCCGGAACCACCTCGCAACTATTGTGGACACGGCACACCGCGAGCGCGAACCGGTATTCCTCACGCGCCGCGGAATTCGGGTCGCGGCAGTAATTGATTCCGCCGAGCTGGAGCGCCTTCGCGAGGCTGCGGAAGAACTCGAAGACATCCGAGCAGTCGACCTGGCATGGGAAGAGATGGAACAGACCGGTCAGACGCCGATCCCTTGGGAGGACGTCAAGCGCGACCTGGGACTGACGTGA
- a CDS encoding IS110 family transposase: MAKQHPKVIAGIDTHADTHHVAVISETGQHLADREFLAVGSGYRKIVEFIIGFGPVVAVGVEGTGSYGAELSRVLSREGIQVLEVMRPNRQGRRLKGKSDPLDAYQAAESALAGRGTATPKARDGAVESLRVLRSERSTAMRARVAVMNQIQSFLVSAPEPLRAKYRGLTRTAQMSALEKTRPAGTISEPLNATATALKRLATRYRALHQEIALIDAELDAIITTHAPLLRDLHGVGTDVASQLLVTVGDNPERICTEAQFAALVGVAPIPASSGKTIRHRLSRGGDRQANKAIHHVVLVRMMSDTRTRTYVARRRAEGKSTKEIMRCLKRYVARELYDQLLHPQPAPDAAALRALRKTKNITLQAAADDLRVWPTALSRLERGLTRDDHFHQRYESWLNDH, encoded by the coding sequence ATGGCAAAACAGCATCCGAAAGTCATCGCCGGGATCGATACGCATGCCGATACCCATCACGTCGCCGTCATCAGCGAAACCGGACAACATCTGGCAGACAGGGAGTTCCTGGCCGTGGGTTCCGGTTACCGGAAGATTGTGGAGTTCATCATCGGCTTCGGTCCGGTCGTGGCCGTAGGCGTGGAGGGCACCGGCAGTTACGGAGCCGAGCTCTCCCGCGTCCTGAGCCGTGAGGGCATCCAAGTCCTGGAGGTCATGCGCCCGAACCGGCAGGGGCGCCGCCTAAAGGGCAAATCGGACCCATTGGATGCTTATCAGGCTGCGGAGTCCGCGTTGGCTGGCCGTGGCACCGCCACGCCGAAAGCGCGCGACGGGGCTGTGGAGTCACTGCGTGTCCTGCGGTCTGAGAGATCCACGGCGATGCGGGCACGGGTTGCGGTCATGAACCAGATCCAGAGCTTCCTTGTCTCCGCTCCGGAGCCGCTCCGCGCCAAATACCGGGGCCTGACCAGAACAGCGCAGATGTCCGCACTGGAAAAGACCCGTCCGGCAGGGACCATCTCAGAACCCCTGAACGCTACCGCTACCGCGCTCAAACGCCTCGCTACCCGGTACCGCGCGTTGCACCAGGAAATAGCGTTGATCGATGCTGAACTCGACGCGATCATCACCACTCACGCGCCCTTGCTCCGCGACCTGCACGGGGTCGGCACCGACGTGGCAAGCCAGCTGCTGGTCACCGTGGGCGACAACCCCGAAAGGATCTGCACCGAAGCGCAATTCGCAGCCCTCGTCGGCGTCGCACCGATCCCCGCATCCTCCGGTAAGACCATACGGCACCGGCTCAGCCGCGGCGGCGACCGGCAAGCGAACAAGGCGATCCACCATGTCGTTCTCGTCCGAATGATGAGTGACACTCGCACGAGAACCTATGTCGCCCGGCGCCGGGCAGAAGGCAAGAGCACCAAGGAAATCATGCGCTGCCTCAAACGCTACGTCGCACGCGAACTCTACGACCAGCTCCTACACCCGCAACCGGCACCGGACGCTGCAGCACTCCGCGCCCTGCGCAAAACCAAGAACATCACGCTCCAGGCCGCCGCCGATGACCTCCGCGTCTGGCCCACCGCACTATCCAGACTCGAACGCGGACTCACCCGTGACGACCACTTCCACCAACGCTACGAAAGCTGGCTCAACGACCATTGA